In uncultured Bacteroides sp., one genomic interval encodes:
- the ettA gene encoding energy-dependent translational throttle protein EttA produces MADDKKIIFSMVGVSKAFQPNKQVLKNIYLSFFYGAKIGIIGLNGSGKSTLLKIIAGLEKSYQGEVVFSPGYSVGYLAQEPHLDDTKTVKEVVMEGVQSIVDTLAEYEAINLKFGEPEYYEDQDKMDVLFARQAELQDIIDATDAWNLDSKLERAMDALRCPPEDQPVKNLSGGERRRVALCRLLLQQPDILLLDEPTNHLDAESIDWLEQHLQQYAGTVIAVTHDRYFLDHVAGWILELDRGEGIPWKGNYTSWLEQKTKRMEMEEKTASKRRKTLERELDWVRMAPKARQAKGKARLNSYDKLLNEDQKEKEERLEIFIPNGPRLGNKVIEVKGVTKAYGDKLLFDNLEFNLPPNGIVGVIGPNGAGKTTLFRLIMGLDHVDKGTFEVGETVKIAYVDQQHKDIDPNKSVYQVISGGNELMRIGGRDINARAYLSRFNFSGGDQEKLCGMLSGGERNRLHLAMALKEEGNVLLLDEPTNDIDVNTLRALEEGLEDFAGCAVVISHDRWFLDRICTHILAFEGNSEVFFFEGSYSEYEENKMKRLGNEEPKRVRYRKLMVD; encoded by the coding sequence ATGGCTGACGATAAAAAGATAATTTTCTCAATGGTAGGGGTTAGCAAAGCTTTCCAACCAAACAAACAAGTTTTAAAAAATATCTATCTATCTTTCTTTTATGGAGCAAAGATCGGTATTATTGGTCTTAACGGATCTGGAAAATCTACTTTACTTAAGATTATTGCCGGACTTGAAAAGTCTTATCAAGGAGAGGTGGTCTTTTCTCCGGGATATTCAGTAGGATACCTGGCGCAGGAACCTCATTTGGATGATACTAAAACTGTGAAGGAAGTCGTAATGGAAGGCGTGCAAAGCATTGTCGACACTTTAGCTGAATACGAAGCTATCAACCTGAAATTCGGAGAACCTGAATATTATGAAGATCAGGATAAAATGGATGTTCTTTTTGCTCGTCAGGCAGAACTTCAGGATATAATTGATGCAACTGATGCGTGGAACTTGGATAGTAAACTAGAGAGAGCGATGGATGCACTTCGTTGCCCACCGGAAGATCAACCGGTTAAGAATCTTTCTGGAGGTGAGCGCAGACGAGTTGCTTTATGCCGATTGTTGCTTCAACAACCAGATATCTTGTTGCTTGATGAACCTACTAACCACCTGGATGCCGAATCTATTGACTGGTTGGAACAACATCTTCAACAATACGCTGGTACTGTTATTGCGGTTACTCACGACCGTTACTTCCTTGATCATGTTGCCGGATGGATTCTGGAACTCGATCGTGGTGAAGGTATTCCATGGAAAGGTAACTATACTTCCTGGTTGGAACAGAAAACCAAACGTATGGAGATGGAAGAAAAAACTGCTAGCAAACGTAGAAAAACTTTGGAACGAGAATTGGATTGGGTGCGTATGGCACCAAAAGCTCGTCAGGCTAAAGGTAAAGCTCGTTTGAATTCATACGATAAATTATTGAATGAAGATCAAAAGGAAAAAGAAGAAAGACTTGAGATCTTTATACCTAATGGTCCACGTTTAGGTAATAAAGTAATTGAAGTGAAAGGCGTTACAAAAGCTTATGGAGATAAGTTATTGTTCGATAACCTTGAGTTTAATCTTCCACCTAATGGTATAGTAGGGGTGATTGGTCCTAACGGTGCCGGTAAAACAACCCTTTTCCGTTTGATTATGGGATTGGATCATGTTGATAAAGGTACATTTGAAGTGGGTGAAACAGTTAAGATTGCTTATGTTGACCAACAACATAAAGATATAGATCCTAATAAGAGCGTTTATCAGGTAATTTCAGGAGGGAATGAACTTATGCGCATTGGTGGGCGTGATATCAATGCACGTGCATATCTTTCTCGCTTTAACTTTTCCGGAGGTGATCAGGAAAAATTATGCGGAATGCTTTCGGGGGGTGAACGTAACCGACTTCATTTGGCAATGGCTTTGAAAGAAGAAGGAAATGTACTTTTACTTGATGAGCCGACCAATGATATTGATGTTAATACACTTCGTGCTTTGGAAGAAGGTTTAGAAGATTTTGCAGGTTGTGCTGTTGTTATTTCGCATGATCGTTGGTTCCTGGATAGAATCTGTACACATATTCTTGCTTTTGAAGGAAATTCAGAAGTCTTTTTCTTTGAAGGTTCATATTCAGAATACGAAGAAAATAAGATGAAACGTTTAGGGAATGAGGAACCAAAGCGTGTAAGATATCGTAAATTAATGGTAGATTAA
- a CDS encoding TonB-dependent receptor, whose product MRKFFVHFLLVTLLTTFCTVAAVAQTVVKGKLVDAETNEGLIGASVTVEGTSQGAVTDLDGSFTLSVKSGAGTLIFKYIGYKDQKMKVSKKGTVDVGTIKMEPDAVALADVTITSSIAIQRKTPVAVSTIDPVFIEEKLGTQEFPEILKATPGVYATKNGGGYGDSKINMRGFQSANVAVMVNGVPMNDMEWGGVYWSNWTGLTDVARSIQTQRGLGASKVSAPSVGGSINVVTRTIDAKKGGFVSYAMGDDGYNKILFNVSTGLTKNGWAMTLLGGKTWGDGYVKGTEFEAYNYFLNVAKKIGDNHQLSFTVFGSPQWHNQRSNYDGLTIDGWQQVKNYMKDDSPYKYNPTFGYGKNGERKTSAYNVYHKPQISLNHLWQISDKSSLSTALYASIGRGYGYSGQGYTSDLSNSWYGSKDGVLNTFYRNSDGTFAYDKIYEMNEANQNGSQMAMSKSINNHNWYGLLSTFTSSINKEISYYVGLDLRYYEGQHTNELIDLYGGDFYIDRYRKNVDSELNSAAATGADFINQKLKVGDVVYRDYNGFVMQEGVFGQIEYNKDKLSSFISGSISNTGYWREDHFYYDAKHAKSETLNFIGFTVKGGANYNLTENHNVFANIGYISRAPFFSGGAFLSSIVSNATNPDAINEKIFSLEVGYGYRSKYFSANLNAYRTAWLDKTTTRTTTLKNGDRATINMSGVDALHQGIELDLVAHPVNWLDITGMFSIGDWKWNSNAIGYFYDSAGQPLTGTYESDKVTPIIASGIQAPDHAKMTIFQKGTPVGGSAQTTAAVGTKFKLSNDLKVGFDYTLFARNYADFALVSDDINMNGTKTFEHPWRIPSAGLVDFNASYSFKIGSNRAVLYGNVENLFDQEYIADAYDGGGHNWQSAYRVFYGFGRTYSIRLKLNF is encoded by the coding sequence ATGAGAAAATTTTTTGTTCATTTTCTATTGGTAACTTTGCTTACAACTTTTTGCACTGTAGCTGCAGTCGCTCAAACTGTTGTTAAGGGTAAGTTGGTGGATGCGGAGACTAATGAAGGATTAATTGGCGCATCTGTAACGGTTGAAGGTACTTCCCAAGGTGCTGTTACAGATCTGGATGGTTCTTTTACTTTGTCGGTAAAATCAGGAGCTGGTACTTTAATCTTTAAGTACATTGGTTACAAAGACCAAAAAATGAAAGTTTCAAAAAAAGGTACAGTTGATGTAGGTACAATAAAAATGGAACCGGATGCTGTAGCTTTAGCCGACGTTACAATTACTTCTTCAATTGCTATTCAGCGCAAGACTCCAGTAGCGGTATCTACTATTGACCCTGTATTTATCGAAGAAAAGTTAGGAACACAGGAATTTCCTGAAATTTTAAAAGCTACACCAGGTGTTTATGCAACCAAAAATGGTGGTGGTTATGGAGATTCTAAAATCAATATGCGTGGTTTCCAATCAGCCAATGTGGCTGTTATGGTTAATGGCGTTCCTATGAATGATATGGAATGGGGAGGTGTATATTGGAGTAACTGGACAGGTCTTACTGATGTAGCAAGATCTATACAAACTCAAAGAGGTCTTGGAGCTTCTAAAGTATCAGCACCTTCTGTAGGTGGATCTATTAATGTTGTAACTCGCACAATTGATGCTAAAAAGGGTGGTTTTGTTTCTTATGCAATGGGAGATGACGGATATAATAAGATCCTTTTTAATGTATCTACTGGTTTAACAAAAAATGGATGGGCAATGACTCTTCTTGGTGGTAAGACATGGGGAGATGGATATGTAAAGGGTACAGAATTTGAAGCTTATAACTATTTTTTAAATGTAGCTAAAAAAATCGGTGATAATCACCAATTATCATTTACAGTATTTGGATCACCTCAATGGCATAATCAAAGAAGTAATTATGATGGCTTAACTATTGATGGTTGGCAGCAGGTTAAAAACTATATGAAAGATGATAGTCCTTACAAATACAATCCAACTTTTGGATATGGGAAAAATGGTGAACGTAAAACTTCTGCATATAACGTATATCACAAACCTCAGATTTCATTAAACCACTTGTGGCAGATTAGTGATAAGTCAAGTTTAAGTACAGCTTTATACGCATCAATAGGTCGTGGTTACGGTTATAGCGGTCAAGGTTATACTAGTGATTTATCTAATTCATGGTATGGTAGTAAAGATGGTGTATTAAATACCTTCTATCGTAACTCTGATGGTACATTCGCTTATGATAAGATATATGAAATGAATGAAGCTAATCAGAATGGTTCTCAAATGGCAATGTCTAAATCTATCAATAATCATAACTGGTACGGATTATTATCTACTTTTACTTCTTCAATCAATAAAGAAATAAGTTATTATGTAGGTCTCGATTTGAGATATTATGAAGGACAGCATACAAATGAACTGATTGATCTTTACGGTGGTGATTTTTATATTGACCGTTATCGCAAGAATGTAGATTCGGAATTAAACAGTGCTGCTGCTACAGGTGCTGATTTTATCAACCAGAAATTGAAGGTTGGCGATGTTGTTTATCGTGACTATAATGGTTTTGTAATGCAGGAAGGTGTTTTTGGTCAGATTGAATATAATAAAGATAAATTGAGCTCATTTATTTCTGGATCAATATCTAATACCGGTTATTGGAGAGAAGACCATTTCTATTATGATGCTAAACATGCAAAATCTGAAACACTAAATTTTATTGGTTTTACAGTTAAAGGTGGTGCTAATTATAACCTGACAGAAAACCACAATGTTTTTGCTAATATTGGTTATATTTCTCGTGCTCCTTTCTTCTCGGGTGGTGCATTTCTTTCTTCAATTGTAAGTAATGCTACTAATCCTGATGCTATCAATGAAAAGATTTTTTCTCTTGAAGTTGGTTATGGTTATCGTTCTAAATATTTCTCTGCAAATCTTAATGCATATCGTACAGCTTGGTTGGATAAAACAACAACAAGAACAACTACTTTGAAAAATGGCGATCGTGCAACTATTAATATGTCTGGCGTTGATGCTCTTCACCAAGGAATTGAACTTGATCTTGTAGCTCATCCAGTTAATTGGTTAGATATTACAGGTATGTTCTCTATTGGAGACTGGAAATGGAATAGTAATGCAATTGGATATTTCTATGATTCAGCTGGCCAGCCATTAACAGGTACATATGAATCAGACAAAGTTACTCCAATAATAGCTTCTGGTATTCAGGCTCCAGATCATGCTAAAATGACTATTTTTCAAAAAGGTACACCTGTTGGAGGTTCTGCACAAACAACTGCAGCTGTTGGAACTAAGTTTAAATTGAGCAACGATTTAAAAGTTGGCTTTGATTATACTTTATTTGCACGTAATTATGCAGATTTTGCTTTAGTGTCAGATGATATTAATATGAATGGAACTAAGACTTTTGAGCATCCTTGGCGTATTCCTTCTGCTGGTTTAGTTGATTTTAATGCTAGTTATTCTTTCAAGATTGGTAGTAACAGAGCTGTTTTATATGGTAATGTTGAGAACTTGTTTGATCAGGAATATATTGCTGATGCTTATGATGGCGGTGGTCACAACTGGCAATCTGCATATCGTGTATTTTATGGATTTGGCCGTACATACTCGATAAGACTTAAACTTAACTTTTAA
- a CDS encoding choice-of-anchor J domain-containing protein, whose amino-acid sequence MKKYIILSFVGALSLLSSCDYNDKYFDGLDDLVIPTNKLSLEYTLTDADYATISTSSTNIALVPIKSDSLLLAAIKTNKYFTDAEQVHKFMPAFLASKWYSASEGAAVKVTYKKSINLPDYVAKLNDTSKNWYTVSTSDYKTIWGANSTVNFFTPSKSASTNIPVFLAAAYPNAVSGDVVAVNYNESASEPTSVAALSEDFEAPAVGNVAVVSNWSNIITAGTYNWAEKYYSTENNKYIQASAYNHTAGVSEIYMVSPAINVTSGQVFSFSACLGNYSAAGGTLTVLISSNLAGTTADDVKAATWDDVTSNFTIPIPSGKYGTLAKVGELLLSKYVGKKINIAFRYNGDGTTGATTTVQVDNVVVAKSSGAYTSTGLLYTYNGTKWVAYTGNSYFLTKSDLATMGSNYDNFSATMNADNYIPQFLKLKYPYAQEGDKKAMVYKYFASSSTVVRADEYTYTKGTWLKTNNVTNFTDQFVYTNGVWKYNPSVVVDLDPAKKLSSTAAFYQAITDYVWTKIDQPAGVTKKGNGYVTSYGNNEYYYGTSAYQFNVDFRPSAWKTQNPSAYSSLTDDQLKAKMFERLPEAFIPALEKIYPEANIVAGVNVTYTINFGIYTGDKLTGNTHTIVYKVTGTGKFEYVENSLKEL is encoded by the coding sequence ATGAAAAAGTATATAATATTAAGTTTTGTAGGTGCATTGTCGTTATTGTCAAGTTGTGATTATAACGATAAATATTTTGATGGACTGGATGATCTGGTTATACCTACTAATAAATTGTCACTTGAATATACCTTGACCGATGCTGATTATGCTACAATCTCAACATCTTCGACAAACATAGCCTTGGTACCTATTAAAAGTGATTCTTTGCTTTTGGCTGCAATTAAAACAAATAAATATTTTACAGATGCAGAACAAGTTCATAAGTTTATGCCAGCTTTTCTTGCTAGTAAATGGTATAGTGCTAGTGAAGGGGCAGCTGTAAAGGTTACATATAAGAAAAGCATTAATCTTCCTGATTATGTTGCTAAATTAAATGATACTTCTAAAAACTGGTATACAGTTTCAACATCTGATTACAAAACAATTTGGGGAGCTAATTCTACGGTTAACTTCTTTACTCCGTCTAAATCGGCATCAACTAATATTCCAGTATTCTTAGCAGCAGCTTATCCAAATGCTGTAAGTGGTGATGTTGTTGCTGTTAATTATAATGAGTCTGCCAGCGAGCCTACTTCAGTTGCTGCTTTAAGCGAAGATTTTGAAGCCCCAGCTGTAGGTAATGTTGCTGTAGTTAGTAATTGGTCTAATATTATTACAGCTGGTACATATAACTGGGCTGAGAAGTATTATTCTACAGAAAATAATAAATATATTCAGGCTAGTGCATATAATCATACTGCAGGAGTTTCTGAAATTTATATGGTTTCTCCAGCTATTAATGTAACATCTGGACAAGTATTTTCTTTTAGTGCGTGTCTTGGTAATTACTCTGCTGCAGGTGGTACACTTACAGTTCTTATTTCTTCAAATCTGGCTGGTACTACTGCGGATGATGTTAAAGCTGCTACTTGGGATGATGTTACTTCTAACTTCACGATACCGATTCCATCAGGAAAATATGGTACATTGGCAAAAGTTGGAGAATTACTTCTTTCTAAATATGTTGGTAAGAAAATCAATATAGCTTTTCGTTATAATGGTGATGGAACAACTGGTGCAACAACAACTGTACAAGTTGATAATGTTGTTGTAGCAAAATCTTCAGGTGCATATACTTCAACAGGTCTGTTATATACTTATAACGGAACTAAATGGGTAGCATATACAGGTAATTCTTACTTCTTGACAAAATCTGATTTAGCTACAATGGGGAGTAATTATGATAACTTCAGTGCTACAATGAATGCTGATAATTACATACCTCAATTCTTGAAATTGAAGTATCCTTATGCTCAGGAGGGAGATAAGAAAGCTATGGTTTATAAGTATTTTGCAAGTTCAAGTACAGTTGTTCGTGCTGATGAATATACATATACAAAAGGAACTTGGCTTAAGACTAATAATGTAACAAACTTTACAGATCAATTTGTGTATACAAATGGTGTTTGGAAATACAATCCAAGTGTTGTTGTTGATTTAGATCCGGCGAAAAAGTTATCAAGCACTGCTGCATTCTATCAAGCAATAACAGACTATGTGTGGACTAAAATAGATCAACCTGCAGGTGTGACAAAAAAAGGAAATGGTTATGTAACAAGCTATGGTAATAATGAATATTATTATGGTACTTCTGCATATCAATTTAACGTAGATTTTCGTCCTTCTGCATGGAAAACTCAAAATCCTAGTGCATATTCTAGTTTGACAGATGATCAACTCAAAGCAAAAATGTTTGAACGTTTGCCAGAAGCATTTATTCCTGCTTTGGAGAAGATTTATCCAGAAGCAAATATAGTTGCTGGGGTAAATGTAACATATACTATTAATTTTGGCATATATACAGGTGATAAGCTTACTGGTAATACTCATACTATTGTATATAAAGTAACAGGTACTGGTAAGTTTGAATATGTAGAAAACTCTCTAAAGGAGTTATAA
- a CDS encoding DUF2264 domain-containing protein: MNKLFKVVLPFIALLLVSFTNKPTEQEEVIKIIHKVNRYWQSQNPEHGRAFWDNAVYHTGNMEAYFLTGTAAYKNYSEAWAQKNQWKGAKSDKKSGWKLSYGESDDYVLFGDYQVCFQTYCDLYAADPDPKKIARARQVMEYEMSTTRKDYWWWADGLYMVMPVMTKLHKITNNKQYLDKLYEYTLYSDSLMYDEKEGLYYRDARYVYPKHKSGNNKKDFWARGDGWVIAGLAKVLKDLPKDYKHRDFFVKKFQKMASALAACQQPQGYWTRSLFDASFAPGPETSGTALMTYGLLWGINNGYLDNETYSPVCQKAWNYLSKVAMQSSGKIGYVQPIGDRAIPGQVVDKNSTSNFGVGAFLLASCEMARYLGVNHDREYWASTLYKIASPVLKAMSNGKLSEEMQVEVSPTWDGRDKRVTYMECFGRLMAGVAPWLSLPDDNSAEGKQRKQLREWALDSYKHAVDPQSADYLLWRKEGQPLVDAAYVAQSFLRAYNQLWLPLDETTKQRYIAEFQQLRRVDPPYTNWLLFSSTIECFLAKANAQPDMYRIHSALRKIEEWYVGDSWYSDGTSFAFDYYNSYVIQPMYVDCLKVMLDLKKNNVASVQQYEIALKRMQKYSQILERLISPEGTYPVFGRSIPYRMGVFQPLAQLAWKEQLPVELTNGQVRTALTAVMHNMFDSGKNFNEKGYLRIGFTQSQPNIADWYTNNGSMYITSVAFLPLGLPASHPFWTDAPMDWTSKRAWSGNDFPKDHAINY; encoded by the coding sequence ATGAATAAATTATTTAAAGTTGTATTACCATTTATCGCATTATTACTTGTCTCATTTACCAATAAGCCAACTGAGCAAGAAGAAGTCATTAAAATCATTCATAAAGTAAACCGTTACTGGCAAAGCCAAAATCCAGAACATGGAAGAGCTTTTTGGGATAATGCAGTTTATCATACCGGAAATATGGAAGCTTACTTTCTTACCGGAACAGCAGCTTACAAAAATTATTCGGAAGCCTGGGCTCAAAAGAACCAATGGAAAGGTGCTAAATCTGATAAAAAATCAGGTTGGAAATTATCCTATGGAGAAAGTGATGATTATGTATTATTTGGCGATTATCAGGTTTGTTTTCAAACATATTGTGATCTTTATGCAGCCGATCCTGATCCAAAGAAAATAGCCAGAGCTCGCCAGGTAATGGAATATGAAATGAGCACTACCAGAAAAGATTATTGGTGGTGGGCAGATGGCCTTTATATGGTAATGCCGGTTATGACAAAATTACATAAAATAACCAATAATAAACAATATTTGGATAAGCTATATGAATATACTCTTTATAGCGATTCTTTAATGTATGATGAAAAAGAAGGACTTTACTATCGCGATGCTCGTTATGTGTATCCAAAGCATAAAAGTGGCAATAATAAAAAAGATTTCTGGGCGCGTGGAGATGGTTGGGTTATAGCCGGATTAGCCAAAGTGCTCAAAGATTTACCAAAGGACTATAAACATCGCGATTTCTTCGTGAAGAAATTCCAGAAAATGGCTTCTGCATTAGCTGCTTGCCAACAACCGCAAGGATACTGGACACGCAGTTTATTCGATGCAAGTTTTGCTCCGGGACCAGAAACCAGCGGAACTGCATTAATGACTTACGGGCTGCTGTGGGGTATCAATAATGGATATTTAGATAACGAGACGTATAGTCCGGTATGCCAAAAAGCCTGGAACTATTTATCTAAAGTCGCTATGCAATCGAGTGGAAAGATAGGATATGTTCAACCTATTGGTGACAGAGCAATTCCCGGACAAGTCGTTGATAAAAACTCCACCTCCAATTTCGGAGTCGGAGCATTCTTATTGGCATCTTGTGAAATGGCTAGATATTTAGGAGTAAATCACGATCGTGAATATTGGGCTAGCACCTTATATAAAATAGCATCGCCTGTATTAAAGGCCATGAGTAATGGAAAGTTAAGTGAAGAAATGCAGGTGGAAGTCAGCCCAACATGGGATGGTAGAGATAAACGCGTAACTTATATGGAATGCTTTGGGCGTCTTATGGCTGGAGTTGCACCATGGCTTTCACTACCGGATGACAATTCAGCTGAAGGAAAACAACGGAAACAATTACGTGAATGGGCTTTAGATAGTTACAAACATGCTGTAGATCCTCAAAGTGCCGATTATCTTTTATGGAGAAAAGAGGGACAGCCATTGGTTGACGCTGCCTACGTTGCTCAAAGTTTTCTACGTGCCTACAATCAATTATGGCTACCATTAGATGAAACAACAAAGCAACGCTATATTGCAGAATTCCAACAATTGCGCCGTGTAGATCCACCTTATACCAACTGGCTATTGTTCTCTTCCACTATTGAATGTTTTTTAGCCAAAGCAAATGCTCAGCCAGATATGTATCGTATCCATTCTGCCCTTAGAAAAATAGAAGAATGGTATGTAGGCGATAGCTGGTATAGTGACGGAACAAGCTTTGCGTTCGATTATTACAATAGCTATGTTATTCAACCTATGTATGTAGATTGCTTAAAAGTGATGCTCGATTTAAAAAAGAACAATGTTGCATCGGTTCAGCAATATGAAATAGCACTAAAAAGAATGCAGAAATACAGTCAGATACTAGAAAGATTAATCTCACCAGAAGGCACCTACCCTGTTTTCGGACGTTCAATACCTTATCGTATGGGGGTATTTCAACCATTAGCACAATTAGCGTGGAAAGAACAACTTCCGGTAGAACTAACTAATGGACAAGTTCGTACTGCTCTCACAGCCGTTATGCATAACATGTTCGATTCCGGAAAGAATTTCAATGAAAAAGGATATCTTCGTATTGGTTTCACTCAAAGTCAACCCAATATTGCCGACTGGTATACAAACAATGGTAGTATGTATATAACTTCAGTTGCTTTCTTACCTTTAGGTTTACCAGCTTCTCACCCCTTCTGGACAGATGCACCTATGGATTGGACTTCCAAACGTGCATGGAGCGGAAATGATTTTCCAAAAGATCATGCAATAAATTACTAA
- a CDS encoding 30S ribosomal protein S16 — MATKIRLQRRGRKSYAFYQIVIADSRAPRDGKFIEKIGSYNPNTDPATIDLDFDRALYWVLTGAQPTDTVRNILSREGIYMKKHLLGGVAKGAFGEAEADAKFEAWKGNKENGLAALKAKNDEAAKADAKARFDAEKKINEAKAQVLAEKKAAELAAEAAAAAPAAEEAAPAVEEAPAAE, encoded by the coding sequence ATGGCAACAAAGATCAGATTGCAAAGACGCGGTCGCAAGAGCTACGCGTTCTATCAGATTGTTATTGCGGACAGCAGAGCACCACGTGATGGTAAGTTTATTGAAAAAATCGGTTCTTACAACCCTAACACCGATCCTGCAACAATAGATTTGGATTTCGACCGTGCATTATATTGGGTTCTTACAGGAGCTCAACCTACTGACACAGTTCGTAATATTCTTTCTCGTGAAGGAATTTACATGAAAAAGCACCTACTTGGTGGTGTTGCTAAGGGCGCATTTGGTGAAGCTGAAGCTGACGCTAAATTCGAAGCTTGGAAAGGCAACAAAGAAAACGGTCTTGCTGCATTGAAAGCAAAGAACGATGAAGCTGCTAAAGCTGACGCTAAAGCACGCTTTGATGCTGAAAAGAAAATCAATGAAGCAAAAGCTCAAGTATTAGCAGAAAAGAAAGCTGCAGAACTTGCTGCTGAAGCTGCCGCTGCTGCACCAGCCGCTGAAGAAGCTGCTCCTGCTGTAGAAGAAGCTCCTGCTGCTGAGTAA
- a CDS encoding alpha/beta hydrolase — MKKLLLTVMLTVTTALFAQKPIELPLWPNGAPNSNELKGTEQENEKNRISNVVSPTITIYKAKDGNGKAIIMCPGGGYARLAMDHEGHDMASWFNAQGITYVVLKYRMPNGHNEVPISDAKQAITIVRQHAAEWGIDTHKVGIMGASAGGHLASTLATHYTAETRPDFQILLYPVITMDKTYTHGGSRENLIGKNPGKELETLYSNELQVTPETPKAFIALSNDDGAVPPQNGVNYYLALLKNKVSASMHIYPIGGHGWGFRDNFKYKRQWTEELEKWLREL; from the coding sequence ATGAAAAAACTACTATTGACAGTGATGCTAACTGTAACAACAGCTCTCTTTGCTCAAAAACCAATAGAGTTGCCACTATGGCCAAATGGTGCACCAAACTCTAATGAGCTAAAAGGAACTGAACAGGAAAATGAGAAAAACCGCATAAGCAATGTAGTCTCTCCCACTATTACTATTTATAAAGCAAAAGATGGTAATGGCAAAGCCATCATTATGTGTCCCGGAGGTGGTTACGCCCGTTTAGCTATGGATCACGAAGGACATGATATGGCTTCGTGGTTTAACGCTCAAGGTATTACATACGTAGTTTTAAAGTATCGTATGCCTAACGGCCATAATGAAGTGCCTATTTCAGATGCCAAACAAGCAATTACTATTGTTCGCCAACATGCTGCAGAATGGGGAATAGACACCCACAAAGTTGGGATTATGGGAGCTTCTGCCGGTGGGCATTTGGCTTCTACTTTAGCAACACACTATACTGCCGAGACTCGTCCGGATTTTCAAATATTGCTTTATCCGGTTATAACAATGGATAAGACATATACCCATGGAGGCTCACGTGAAAATCTGATCGGAAAGAATCCAGGCAAAGAGTTGGAAACATTATATTCAAATGAATTGCAAGTAACTCCCGAAACTCCAAAAGCTTTTATAGCTCTTTCAAATGATGATGGTGCGGTTCCTCCACAAAATGGAGTAAACTACTATCTTGCACTCTTAAAGAACAAAGTATCTGCATCAATGCATATCTATCCTATTGGAGGTCATGGATGGGGATTCCGTGATAACTTCAAATACAAACGTCAGTGGACTGAAGAATTGGAAAAATGGCTTCGTGAGTTATAA